In Carassius carassius chromosome 5, fCarCar2.1, whole genome shotgun sequence, one genomic interval encodes:
- the LOC132141568 gene encoding protein phosphatase Slingshot homolog 1-like isoform X1, whose amino-acid sequence MALVTLQRSPTPSAASTSSTTTNAGEDFGSDDERRLNQSLSESFFMVKGAALFLQQGSCPQGQRGHPHHKHAGDLPQHLQVMINILRSEDRIKLAVRLESVWSDRVRYMVVVYTNGRQDTEENILLGMDFSNKDSKNCSIGMVLPLWSDAKIHLDGDGGFSVTTAGRMHIFKPVSVQAMWSALQILHKACEVSRRYNYFPGGMALTWMGYYESCISSEQSCINEWNAMQDLETLRPDSPAVFVDKPTERERTECLIKAKLRSIMMYQDLENVTSKEIRNVLEQQMNRNLKEYKEFIDNEMLLILGQMDKATLIFDHLYLGSEWNASNLEELQETGVGYILNVTREIDNFFPGTFCYHNVRVYDDETTDLLAHWNDTYNFIVKAKMNQSKCLVHCKMGVSRSASTVIAYAMKENGWSLEKAYNFVKQRRSITRPNPSFMRQLAEYEGILDASKQRHNPLWHPDSDCDHPDCQQAAAPCCVNSETADHVTPEPTTPRVTVCCEPTAHSSPITLDLDPSHPQNYHYYFRRLSDSALDSDPSTPIHAPPLVDVDRVYIEVADVEQDALLDDETFEGREGLPVPHFSAPGEGTAAQTCCRGAEPLEELRLRLEFSTVEEEDEEEAQKEQAEMEALAEGAKRGDGNDSEELSHEKGIDLASLNHLSNENSNNNNHLKTQQILTESAHLKQHRSGSSFTSKPTQSALLEANRRGLVPLPLNSVPSIPIQMPPCANLSVTAKCGKLASDLCLDANAISLGHNDKPESKSLDQETDNRTMLLKAKGEGDSRQKEIDAQGSSALLRNEREINRLEKAEASCSVQQQETLVQLQRSGLVRRRKERLEKLSGLFQERARANELWGASSSKTEDAMNNSSDLADPFHRPIGARADFATEVAVPLTNEALLAVLGSGGLTPVSSPHGSTLTRSSSSDSLRSVRGKPGLVRQRTQEIEARMRLAGLTVPSRLKRSNSLAKLGSLTFSSEDLCSACSSDAGTLLMHSLSPEPERSLSPEWAKPWPSSSSSTSTNMEVFNQGEAAPEESKS is encoded by the exons GTGACTTACCTCAGCATCTGCAGGTGATGATCAACATTCTTCGCTCTGAAGATCGCATCAAACTG GCGGTGCGGTTAGAAAGCGTGTGGTCGGACCGCGTGCGGTACATGGTGGTAGTCTACACAAATGGCCGTCAAGACACTGAGGAAAACATCTTGCTGGGCATGGACTTCAGCAACAAAGACAG TAAGAACTGCTCTATTGGGATGGTGCTGCCACTGTGGAGCGATGCCAAGATTCATCTAGATGGTGATGG AGGCTTCAGTGTGACTACGGCCGGGCGGATGCACATCTTCAAGCCGGTTTCAGTCCAGGCCATGTG GTCAGCATTGCAGATTTTACACAAGGCATGTGAGGTGTCACGAAGGTACAACTATTTCCCTGGTGGCATGGCGCTCACATGGATGGGGTACTATGAGAGCTGTATCAGCTCTGAACAGAGCTGCATCAATGAGTGGAACGCCATGCAGGATCTGGAAACACTGCGACCAGACTCTCCTGCCGTTTTCGTTGACAA ACCAACAGAGAGGGAGAGAACAGAATGTCTGATCAAAGCCAAACTCAGGAGTATCATGATGTACCAGGACCTTGAAAATGTCACGTCCAAAGAG ATTCGTAATGTGCTGGAGCAACAGATGAACCGCAACCTGAAAGAGTACAAAGAGTTTATTGACAATGAGATGCTGCTTATTCTTGGGCAGATGGACAAAGCCACGCTCATCTTTGACCACCTCTATCTG GGTTCTGAATGGAATGCTTCAAATCTAGAGGAGCTTCAGGAAACTGG GGTGGGCTACATCTTAAATGTTACACGGGAAATAGATAACTTTTTCCCTGGAACATTTTGCTACCACAACGTCCGAGTGTATGACGATGAGACCACAGACTTACTGGCCCACTGGAACGATACTTACAACTTCATTGTCAAAGCAAA AATGAATCAGTCCAAGTGCCTGGTTCACTGTAAGATGGGCGTAAGCCGCTCGGCTTCTACAGTGATAGCATATGCCATGAAAGAGAACGGCTGGTCTCTGGAGAAAGCGTATAACTTTGTCAAACAGAGACGGAGTATCACCCGTCCCAATCCCAGCTTCATGAGACAGCTGGCAGAGTATGAGGGCATACTGGATGCCAG TAAGCAACGTCATAACCCACTGTGGCACCCTGATTCAGATTGTGATCATCCTGATTGCCAGCAAGCTGCTGCCCCTTGCTGTGTGAACTCCGAGACTGCAGATCATGTCACCCCAGAGCCCACGACCCCCCGAGTCACTGTATGCTGCGAGCCTACCGCCCACTCCTCTCCAATTACCCTAGATCTGGACCCAAGCCACCCGCAAAATTACCACTATTACTTCCGTCGCTTGTCAGACTCAGCCCTCGACAGCGACCCTTCCACACCAATCCATGCACCGCCTCTGGTGGACGTAGATCGCGTCTACATCGAGGTTGCAGATGTGGAGCAAGATGCGCTCCTCGACGATGAAACCTTCGAGGGGCGCGAGGGTCTTCCTGTACCACACTTCAGTGCCCCAGGAGAGGGCACAGCCGCTCAGACCTGTTGTCGAGGGGCAGAGCCACTGGAGGAACTACGTCTGCGGCTGGAGTTCAGCAcggtggaggaggaggatgaagaggaggcTCAGAAAGAGCAAGCAGAAATGGAGGCATTAGCAGAGGGAGCGAAGAGAGGAGATGGGAATGATAGTGAAGAGTTGTCACATGAAAAGGGGATTGATCTCGCAAGCCTGAACCATCTGTCCAACGAGAActccaacaacaacaaccaccTCAAAACgcaacaaattctaact GAAAGTGCCCATCTGAAGCAGCATCGTTCTGGTTCATCGTTCACTTCCAAGCCCACCCAGAGTGCTCTGTTGGAGGCTAACAGACGAGGCCTTGTTCCTTTACCTCTCAACAGTGTGCCCAGTATTCCAATTCAGATGCCACCCTGTGCCAACTTGTCCGTGACAGCCAAGTGTGGCAAACTTGCCTCAGATCTGTGCCTTGATGCCAATGCAATATCCTTAGGGCATAATGATAAGCCAGAAAGCAAATCTCTTGACCAAGAAACTGATAACCGGACAATGTTGCTCAAAGCCAAAGGGGAAGGAGATTCCAGGCAAAAAGAGATTGATGCACAGGGTTCCTCAGCTCTACTCAGGAACGAAAGAGAGATAAATCGTTTGGAAAAGGCAGAGGCGTCTTGTTCTGTGCAACAGCAAGAGACTCTGGTACAGCTGCAACGCTCTGGCCTCGTTCGCCGACGAAAAGAACGCTTGGAAAAACTTTCCGGTCTCTTTCAGGAGCGTGCACGTGCAAATGAGCTATGGGGAGCCAGTTCAAGCAAAACTGAGGATGCAATGAACAATTCAAGTGATTTAGCTGACCCTTTCCACAGGCCCATTGGAGCACGGGCAGATTTTGCTACTGAAGTGGCGGTGCCGCTGACAAATGAGGCTTTGCTGGCTGTCCTCGGTTCAGGCGGCTTGACGCCAGTCTCGTCCCCGCACGGTTCCACGCTCACCCGCAGCTCCAGCAGCGACAGCCTACGCAGCGTCCGCGGCAAACCTGGCCTTGTGCGCCAACGTACGCAAGAAATCGAAGCCCGAATGAGACTCGCAGGACTTACTGTACCTTCCCGACTGAAACGCTCCAACTCGCTCGCCAAACTGGGCAGCCTAACCTTCTCATCCGAGGACTTGTGCTCGGCATGCTCCTCTGACGCCGGGACCCTTCTCATGCACTCATTGTCCCCAGAACCCGAGCGCTCGCTCAGCCCGGAATGGGCCAAACCCTggccctcttcctcctcctcgaCCTCCACAAACATGGAGGTCTTCAACCAAGGTGAAGCAGCACCTGAAGAGTCCAAGAGCTGA
- the LOC132141568 gene encoding protein phosphatase Slingshot homolog 1-like isoform X2 produces the protein MHLVVDSCQEVVLKMLPYFVDNAFVTQRQIYHILSESFFMVKGAALFLQQGSCPQGQRGHPHHKHAGDLPQHLQVMINILRSEDRIKLAVRLESVWSDRVRYMVVVYTNGRQDTEENILLGMDFSNKDSKNCSIGMVLPLWSDAKIHLDGDGGFSVTTAGRMHIFKPVSVQAMWSALQILHKACEVSRRYNYFPGGMALTWMGYYESCISSEQSCINEWNAMQDLETLRPDSPAVFVDKPTERERTECLIKAKLRSIMMYQDLENVTSKEIRNVLEQQMNRNLKEYKEFIDNEMLLILGQMDKATLIFDHLYLGSEWNASNLEELQETGVGYILNVTREIDNFFPGTFCYHNVRVYDDETTDLLAHWNDTYNFIVKAKMNQSKCLVHCKMGVSRSASTVIAYAMKENGWSLEKAYNFVKQRRSITRPNPSFMRQLAEYEGILDASKQRHNPLWHPDSDCDHPDCQQAAAPCCVNSETADHVTPEPTTPRVTVCCEPTAHSSPITLDLDPSHPQNYHYYFRRLSDSALDSDPSTPIHAPPLVDVDRVYIEVADVEQDALLDDETFEGREGLPVPHFSAPGEGTAAQTCCRGAEPLEELRLRLEFSTVEEEDEEEAQKEQAEMEALAEGAKRGDGNDSEELSHEKGIDLASLNHLSNENSNNNNHLKTQQILTESAHLKQHRSGSSFTSKPTQSALLEANRRGLVPLPLNSVPSIPIQMPPCANLSVTAKCGKLASDLCLDANAISLGHNDKPESKSLDQETDNRTMLLKAKGEGDSRQKEIDAQGSSALLRNEREINRLEKAEASCSVQQQETLVQLQRSGLVRRRKERLEKLSGLFQERARANELWGASSSKTEDAMNNSSDLADPFHRPIGARADFATEVAVPLTNEALLAVLGSGGLTPVSSPHGSTLTRSSSSDSLRSVRGKPGLVRQRTQEIEARMRLAGLTVPSRLKRSNSLAKLGSLTFSSEDLCSACSSDAGTLLMHSLSPEPERSLSPEWAKPWPSSSSSTSTNMEVFNQGEAAPEESKS, from the exons GTGACTTACCTCAGCATCTGCAGGTGATGATCAACATTCTTCGCTCTGAAGATCGCATCAAACTG GCGGTGCGGTTAGAAAGCGTGTGGTCGGACCGCGTGCGGTACATGGTGGTAGTCTACACAAATGGCCGTCAAGACACTGAGGAAAACATCTTGCTGGGCATGGACTTCAGCAACAAAGACAG TAAGAACTGCTCTATTGGGATGGTGCTGCCACTGTGGAGCGATGCCAAGATTCATCTAGATGGTGATGG AGGCTTCAGTGTGACTACGGCCGGGCGGATGCACATCTTCAAGCCGGTTTCAGTCCAGGCCATGTG GTCAGCATTGCAGATTTTACACAAGGCATGTGAGGTGTCACGAAGGTACAACTATTTCCCTGGTGGCATGGCGCTCACATGGATGGGGTACTATGAGAGCTGTATCAGCTCTGAACAGAGCTGCATCAATGAGTGGAACGCCATGCAGGATCTGGAAACACTGCGACCAGACTCTCCTGCCGTTTTCGTTGACAA ACCAACAGAGAGGGAGAGAACAGAATGTCTGATCAAAGCCAAACTCAGGAGTATCATGATGTACCAGGACCTTGAAAATGTCACGTCCAAAGAG ATTCGTAATGTGCTGGAGCAACAGATGAACCGCAACCTGAAAGAGTACAAAGAGTTTATTGACAATGAGATGCTGCTTATTCTTGGGCAGATGGACAAAGCCACGCTCATCTTTGACCACCTCTATCTG GGTTCTGAATGGAATGCTTCAAATCTAGAGGAGCTTCAGGAAACTGG GGTGGGCTACATCTTAAATGTTACACGGGAAATAGATAACTTTTTCCCTGGAACATTTTGCTACCACAACGTCCGAGTGTATGACGATGAGACCACAGACTTACTGGCCCACTGGAACGATACTTACAACTTCATTGTCAAAGCAAA AATGAATCAGTCCAAGTGCCTGGTTCACTGTAAGATGGGCGTAAGCCGCTCGGCTTCTACAGTGATAGCATATGCCATGAAAGAGAACGGCTGGTCTCTGGAGAAAGCGTATAACTTTGTCAAACAGAGACGGAGTATCACCCGTCCCAATCCCAGCTTCATGAGACAGCTGGCAGAGTATGAGGGCATACTGGATGCCAG TAAGCAACGTCATAACCCACTGTGGCACCCTGATTCAGATTGTGATCATCCTGATTGCCAGCAAGCTGCTGCCCCTTGCTGTGTGAACTCCGAGACTGCAGATCATGTCACCCCAGAGCCCACGACCCCCCGAGTCACTGTATGCTGCGAGCCTACCGCCCACTCCTCTCCAATTACCCTAGATCTGGACCCAAGCCACCCGCAAAATTACCACTATTACTTCCGTCGCTTGTCAGACTCAGCCCTCGACAGCGACCCTTCCACACCAATCCATGCACCGCCTCTGGTGGACGTAGATCGCGTCTACATCGAGGTTGCAGATGTGGAGCAAGATGCGCTCCTCGACGATGAAACCTTCGAGGGGCGCGAGGGTCTTCCTGTACCACACTTCAGTGCCCCAGGAGAGGGCACAGCCGCTCAGACCTGTTGTCGAGGGGCAGAGCCACTGGAGGAACTACGTCTGCGGCTGGAGTTCAGCAcggtggaggaggaggatgaagaggaggcTCAGAAAGAGCAAGCAGAAATGGAGGCATTAGCAGAGGGAGCGAAGAGAGGAGATGGGAATGATAGTGAAGAGTTGTCACATGAAAAGGGGATTGATCTCGCAAGCCTGAACCATCTGTCCAACGAGAActccaacaacaacaaccaccTCAAAACgcaacaaattctaact GAAAGTGCCCATCTGAAGCAGCATCGTTCTGGTTCATCGTTCACTTCCAAGCCCACCCAGAGTGCTCTGTTGGAGGCTAACAGACGAGGCCTTGTTCCTTTACCTCTCAACAGTGTGCCCAGTATTCCAATTCAGATGCCACCCTGTGCCAACTTGTCCGTGACAGCCAAGTGTGGCAAACTTGCCTCAGATCTGTGCCTTGATGCCAATGCAATATCCTTAGGGCATAATGATAAGCCAGAAAGCAAATCTCTTGACCAAGAAACTGATAACCGGACAATGTTGCTCAAAGCCAAAGGGGAAGGAGATTCCAGGCAAAAAGAGATTGATGCACAGGGTTCCTCAGCTCTACTCAGGAACGAAAGAGAGATAAATCGTTTGGAAAAGGCAGAGGCGTCTTGTTCTGTGCAACAGCAAGAGACTCTGGTACAGCTGCAACGCTCTGGCCTCGTTCGCCGACGAAAAGAACGCTTGGAAAAACTTTCCGGTCTCTTTCAGGAGCGTGCACGTGCAAATGAGCTATGGGGAGCCAGTTCAAGCAAAACTGAGGATGCAATGAACAATTCAAGTGATTTAGCTGACCCTTTCCACAGGCCCATTGGAGCACGGGCAGATTTTGCTACTGAAGTGGCGGTGCCGCTGACAAATGAGGCTTTGCTGGCTGTCCTCGGTTCAGGCGGCTTGACGCCAGTCTCGTCCCCGCACGGTTCCACGCTCACCCGCAGCTCCAGCAGCGACAGCCTACGCAGCGTCCGCGGCAAACCTGGCCTTGTGCGCCAACGTACGCAAGAAATCGAAGCCCGAATGAGACTCGCAGGACTTACTGTACCTTCCCGACTGAAACGCTCCAACTCGCTCGCCAAACTGGGCAGCCTAACCTTCTCATCCGAGGACTTGTGCTCGGCATGCTCCTCTGACGCCGGGACCCTTCTCATGCACTCATTGTCCCCAGAACCCGAGCGCTCGCTCAGCCCGGAATGGGCCAAACCCTggccctcttcctcctcctcgaCCTCCACAAACATGGAGGTCTTCAACCAAGGTGAAGCAGCACCTGAAGAGTCCAAGAGCTGA